In Psychrobacter ciconiae, the following are encoded in one genomic region:
- a CDS encoding ATP synthase subunit I, with protein sequence MTTPARREPTLNLQAYSKQQAWLLLIVILSAWAIDALWLKSSGTVAKSTALGALLSFVAQSVFTRFVFWHSGYRARRQIVSQLYRGQMMKWLIIALGFALIFNIVKPLSAPALIIGFMILQLAHGVLLAFGKPPSAK encoded by the coding sequence ATGACAACGCCTGCACGGCGCGAGCCAACATTAAATTTACAAGCTTATAGCAAGCAGCAAGCTTGGCTACTATTGATAGTCATCTTGAGCGCTTGGGCAATTGATGCTCTGTGGCTGAAAAGCTCAGGAACGGTTGCCAAAAGCACCGCTCTTGGCGCGCTGTTAAGCTTTGTGGCGCAGTCAGTGTTTACGCGCTTTGTATTTTGGCACTCAGGATATCGAGCTCGGCGACAAATCGTCAGCCAACTGTACCGCGGTCAAATGATGAAATGGCTCATCATAGCCTTGGGATTTGCGCTAATTTTTAATATCGTCAAACCGCTATCTGCGCCGGCGCTGATCATTGGATTTATGATATTGCAGTTGGCTCATGGGGTGTTATTGGCATTTGGCAAACCGCCTTCAGCCAAATAG
- the atpB gene encoding F0F1 ATP synthase subunit A: MAAEQTSSEYISHHLTNWTFGYLPGEGWTVAHTAEEAGRMGFNAIHVDSMLWSIGLGIVFCAIFWSVAKKVTSGVPTKTQAAVEMIVEFVDNNVRDSYSGTSKLVAPLALTIFVWIFLMNLMDLMPIDFIPSLAGQIGAMMGHDPHHVFFKIVPTTDPNITLGMSFSVFALIIFYSIKEKGLGGFVGELTLHPFSAKNPIAKILLIPVNFILEFVTLIAKPISLGLRLFGNMYAGELIFVLIALMPFWIQWALSVPWAIFHILIITLQAFVFMMLTIVYLSLASSTEH; the protein is encoded by the coding sequence ATGGCAGCCGAGCAGACATCATCTGAATATATCTCTCACCACTTAACCAACTGGACATTTGGCTATTTGCCAGGTGAAGGTTGGACTGTTGCCCATACTGCAGAAGAAGCAGGTCGAATGGGATTTAATGCCATTCATGTGGACTCGATGCTGTGGTCCATCGGTCTTGGCATCGTGTTTTGTGCAATTTTTTGGTCCGTTGCCAAAAAGGTCACCTCAGGCGTTCCGACTAAGACGCAAGCGGCGGTCGAGATGATTGTCGAGTTTGTTGATAACAACGTTCGCGACTCCTACAGCGGTACCTCAAAGCTGGTTGCGCCTTTAGCGTTGACTATCTTTGTTTGGATTTTTTTAATGAACTTAATGGATTTGATGCCGATTGACTTTATTCCAAGTCTGGCAGGTCAAATCGGGGCGATGATGGGTCATGACCCGCATCACGTGTTCTTTAAAATTGTGCCAACCACTGACCCAAATATTACCCTTGGAATGTCATTTTCTGTATTTGCGCTAATTATCTTTTATAGCATTAAAGAAAAAGGCTTGGGCGGGTTTGTTGGTGAGCTGACGTTGCATCCTTTTAGCGCCAAAAACCCAATTGCAAAAATCTTGTTGATTCCCGTCAACTTCATCTTAGAGTTTGTAACGTTAATCGCAAAACCCATCTCACTTGGGCTACGACTGTTCGGTAACATGTACGCCGGTGAGCTGATTTTTGTGTTGATTGCCCTAATGCCATTTTGGATTCAATGGGCGTTATCTGTACCGTGGGCTATCTTCCACATTTTAATTATTACCCTTCAAGCGTTCGTCTTTATGATGCTCACGATAGTTTATCTGTCTCTTGCGTCATCAACCGAACATTAA
- a CDS encoding metal ABC transporter ATP-binding protein, producing the protein MPNLSKRNFSGQSDASDAFISDIRAASLLLSLDNVSYRIDNQQLLSHISLDIAQNETISIIGPNGAGKSTLIKLILGLIAPTSGQLHAHQPLQLGYVPQRFSVPPILPLRVQDLLNQAKKGWLTDEQRQFVLTHLDILPLFKKQLRHLSGGETQRVLLARALFEKPNLLILDEPMQGLDPESEVWLYQFIDELPEFLRCAMVVVSHDLHWVMKGSRRVICLNKHICCEGQPSELAIAPEFQKLFGHHYEQPYVHKAHHCEHHAPQETL; encoded by the coding sequence ATGCCCAATCTTTCAAAGCGTAACTTTAGTGGTCAATCGGATGCCTCAGATGCCTTTATCTCAGATATCAGGGCAGCGTCTTTGCTGTTAAGCCTTGATAATGTCAGCTATCGCATCGATAATCAGCAGCTGCTCAGCCATATCAGCTTGGACATTGCTCAAAATGAAACCATTAGCATTATTGGTCCAAATGGCGCGGGAAAATCAACGCTGATTAAATTGATTTTAGGGCTGATTGCGCCAACCTCTGGGCAACTCCATGCTCACCAGCCGTTACAATTGGGCTATGTGCCTCAGCGCTTTAGCGTGCCGCCGATTTTGCCGCTTCGGGTTCAAGATTTATTAAATCAAGCCAAAAAGGGCTGGTTAACTGATGAGCAAAGGCAGTTCGTTTTGACCCACCTTGATATTTTGCCGCTGTTTAAAAAGCAGCTGCGGCATTTGTCAGGTGGCGAGACTCAGCGGGTACTTTTGGCAAGGGCGCTGTTTGAAAAGCCCAACTTGCTGATTTTAGATGAGCCGATGCAAGGTCTTGATCCTGAGTCGGAAGTTTGGTTGTATCAGTTTATCGATGAGCTGCCGGAGTTTTTGCGCTGCGCTATGGTGGTGGTGTCGCATGATTTGCACTGGGTGATGAAAGGTTCGCGCCGTGTGATTTGCTTAAATAAGCACATCTGCTGCGAGGGTCAGCCAAGCGAGCTTGCCATTGCTCCTGAGTTTCAAAAGCTGTTTGGTCATCATTATGAGCAGCCCTACGTTCATAAAGCCCACCACTGCGAGCACCATGCGCCGCAAGAGACCCTCTGA
- a CDS encoding transcriptional repressor — protein sequence MTSQPCCDQIHDVQHFSPTEVAARISAAKVDCTRRGVRFTPLRQQIYQLILESTAPIGAYDLITQLQQLRCSTGATNQTKNVAPPTVYRSLEFLLAENLIHQLTSLNAYVPCCHPRDKHTAAFLICESCQRVQECSSLPVQEMMSFAKDDAGFLVARSVIELAGRCKDCQ from the coding sequence ATGACAAGCCAGCCATGTTGTGACCAGATTCATGATGTCCAGCACTTTAGTCCAACTGAGGTGGCGGCGCGGATTTCGGCGGCAAAAGTAGATTGCACTCGTCGCGGCGTTCGCTTTACGCCGCTGCGGCAACAGATTTATCAGCTGATTTTGGAGTCAACCGCCCCGATTGGCGCTTATGACTTAATTACCCAGTTGCAGCAGCTACGATGTTCAACCGGCGCGACCAATCAAACCAAAAATGTGGCGCCGCCGACGGTTTATCGCAGTTTGGAGTTTTTATTGGCAGAAAACTTAATCCATCAATTAACGTCGCTGAATGCTTACGTGCCCTGCTGCCATCCGCGCGATAAACATACGGCGGCATTTTTAATTTGTGAGTCCTGCCAGCGGGTTCAGGAGTGTAGTAGCTTGCCGGTTCAAGAGATGATGAGCTTTGCCAAAGACGATGCCGGATTTTTAGTGGCACGAAGCGTGATTGAGCTTGCTGGTCGCTGTAAAGATTGTCAGTAA
- a CDS encoding metal ABC transporter solute-binding protein, Zn/Mn family: MTIKQLLKYKAVQSAVVVGMMMGAVTANAAPSSTVSVSVSNYPLWLLSKAVTKGGTPAKQILQVGEAGHHGALSPSDIKTIQESKFVVWFGESLETNLAPTLAKAPNSISLFKFRAFNRFPLRDVQGVPIKNTLDPHIWLDPQNAKALAAALAVIHSHADPKNKALYHANAQKFAKNMDKAVKDIQQNQQAKSYWAYHDAYHYLEPTLKLNFAGSLSTDHHLEPTATQIKWLNDHRPQKRMCLISEGTPKKGLVAKLQPVTTTAQQEDLSGATDFISGWSTMAAQISHCAS; this comes from the coding sequence ATGACAATCAAGCAACTATTGAAATATAAAGCTGTCCAATCAGCGGTAGTGGTAGGAATGATGATGGGCGCTGTCACAGCAAATGCCGCGCCAAGCTCAACCGTCAGCGTCAGCGTCAGCAACTATCCTTTATGGCTCTTAAGTAAAGCGGTTACCAAAGGCGGGACCCCTGCCAAACAAATACTGCAGGTCGGCGAGGCAGGTCATCATGGCGCGCTCAGTCCAAGCGACATAAAAACCATCCAAGAAAGCAAGTTTGTGGTTTGGTTTGGCGAGTCACTCGAAACCAATCTTGCCCCGACCTTAGCCAAAGCCCCAAATAGCATCTCTTTATTTAAATTTCGCGCCTTTAATCGCTTTCCGCTTCGTGATGTTCAAGGCGTGCCGATTAAAAATACCTTAGACCCGCATATCTGGCTTGACCCGCAAAATGCAAAAGCGCTTGCTGCTGCTCTTGCGGTAATCCATAGCCATGCTGACCCCAAAAACAAAGCGCTTTATCACGCCAATGCTCAAAAATTTGCAAAAAATATGGACAAAGCGGTCAAAGATATCCAGCAAAACCAACAAGCAAAATCTTACTGGGCGTATCATGACGCTTATCATTATTTAGAGCCCACCTTAAAGCTTAATTTTGCAGGAAGTCTGAGTACGGATCATCATTTAGAGCCGACCGCCACCCAAATCAAATGGCTCAATGACCACAGACCCCAAAAGCGGATGTGCCTGATTAGTGAAGGCACGCCCAAAAAAGGCTTGGTCGCAAAGCTACAACCGGTAACCACCACGGCTCAACAAGAAGACTTAAGTGGGGCAACGGACTTTATCAGCGGTTGGTCAACCATGGCGGCGCAAATATCACATTGTGCCTCGTAA
- a CDS encoding metal ABC transporter permease: MSWLSIIAPAWIAGSILALLSAPLGCLVLWRRMAFFADALAHGTLFGVGIAIFFQLPLGLGIGLVSVLVVAGLVFLDDDRLPSDAVLSVVAVTLLCLGLLTLTQLTNQQANVLGFLFGSLLEVDWSDLIVIGGACFVGIAILVGIWDSQIKLATYEPLAKIQGIDPLKQRLFFMGLLAGFCAIALQAVGSLLISGLLVLPALTARLFAAAPKQMVIFAIIAAQVGVTFGVWGSVWLDIQTGLAIVLILALMFLTAFIVSKIILKKSAA, encoded by the coding sequence ATGAGCTGGCTTTCAATCATCGCTCCGGCTTGGATTGCAGGAAGTATTTTGGCATTGTTGTCCGCGCCGCTTGGCTGTTTGGTGCTTTGGCGGCGGATGGCATTTTTTGCCGATGCTCTAGCTCATGGGACGCTATTTGGCGTTGGCATTGCCATTTTTTTTCAGCTGCCGCTTGGGCTTGGGATAGGGTTGGTCAGCGTTTTGGTGGTGGCGGGGTTGGTGTTTTTAGATGATGATCGGCTGCCAAGCGATGCGGTATTGTCGGTGGTGGCGGTGACCTTGCTTTGTTTGGGGCTTTTGACTTTGACTCAATTGACCAATCAGCAGGCCAACGTATTGGGGTTTTTATTTGGTAGCTTATTGGAAGTTGATTGGTCAGATTTAATCGTGATTGGCGGGGCTTGTTTCGTCGGCATTGCCATATTAGTTGGTATTTGGGACTCACAAATCAAGCTTGCCACTTATGAGCCGCTCGCTAAAATCCAAGGCATTGATCCTTTAAAACAGCGGCTATTTTTTATGGGACTGCTGGCAGGGTTTTGCGCTATTGCCTTACAAGCGGTCGGCAGTTTGCTGATCAGTGGCTTACTTGTACTCCCTGCGCTGACCGCAAGGCTTTTCGCTGCCGCCCCAAAACAAATGGTAATTTTTGCGATAATTGCCGCTCAAGTTGGGGTCACCTTTGGCGTTTGGGGCAGTGTTTGGCTTGACATTCAAACCGGTCTGGCTATTGTGTTGATTTTAGCGCTGATGTTTCTAACGGCTTTTATAGTATCAAAAATAATTCTAAAAAAATCAGCAGCTTAA